CCCTTGGCCTTGAAGTCAATGGCGCTGGCGCCTGTGGCAGCGCCGAACACCAGACCGGCCGCCAACAGAAGAGTCGCGATCTTTTTCATGGTTAACCTTCCTTTATTTTGCCCAGACAGGGCACGTTTTTTCTGTACACGCCTGTGGAGCGGATGTCCGCTTCGGGCCAACTATAGAAAAGGCTCGAACACATTGCAAGCATTATCGTGCAAAAATTTTAACCCTCTTGGGCTTTAAAAAAAGAAAAAATTAAAAAAATGTATAAAATGTGAGTGTTAGAGTTTTTTTAGGTAATAAATTTTTTCAGGGCGGAAGAATTTTTTTGTCCACACACAGATAAAAAGCCCAAGGGCGCTATAAATTCAGTATGTTACATTCATGTTACCGGCGGTATAATTTTTTTGCACTGGCCGAAAAACCGGAGGATGGATCGAGTGTGCCGATTTTTCGGGCCACTGAGGGTATTTGCGGGTAGTTGCGGGCATCTGGCTCATGACTGTGGATTGTGCGTGGCCCGAACCTCTGTCAGTTCAGATCCGTTGCGTATTCCACGCAGGCGAGCGCCAGCCCTTCAGGAGGGGCCGTCACCGAGGGCAGCGCCCGACGGTCATGAGCCGCCAGCAGCGCCGGTATCTGCTCCGCCAGCATCTTGCCCTGGCCGCAGGCGGCCAGAAGACCGGCCATGTTGCGCACCATCTGCTTCAAAAAGCCGTCAGCCGTGACGGCAAGACGCAGCATGGGAGCGTGGGGCGGATAAAATTCGCAGGGGGGCAGCTGTTCCAGACGGGCGTCCAGCAGGGTGCGTTCGGTATTTTCCACATCAGTGCCCGCATTGCGCAGTCCGGCAAAGTCGTGCGTGCCCAGCAGAGAGGGAATGGCGCTGCGCATGGCGTCCAGATCCAGCGGGCCGCAGTTCCACACAAAGGGGCGGAGATGGGGCGGCATAAAGCGCCGATCCTGCCAGAACTGATAGACATAGGTTTTGCGCAGGGCGTCCTTGCGGGCGTGAAAATCCGGTGCCGCCCGCACAGCTTCCAGAACGCGGATATCGCGCGGAAGCACCGCATTGAGGCTGTGCCGCCAGTCCATCCCCGCTCGGGCGTCAGGCACGTCGCAATGCGCCACCTGCCCATGCGCGTGCACGCCGGAATCGGTGCGGCCCGAGCCATGCACGCGTACGTGCTGCCCCGCGATCTGGAGCAGGGCGGCTTCAAGCGCGCCCTGAACCGTCGGCGGGGGGTTGGGCTTTTCCTGTATCTGCCAGCCGCTGTAGCCCGTGCCCACGTAGGAAATGAGTAGTCTGAGGCGCATTATTCCGGCAGCTTCATGCGGGTGATGATTTCCGTCAGTTTGGCTGTCTTGGCCGGATTGACGTAGGTGAGAATGTCCCCCGACTGCTTGGGCGACATGCCTGTGAGAATGCGTACCGCTACACGTTCGTCCATACTTTCCAGCGCCTTGGCGGCGGCCTTGGGCTTCATCTGAGTATAGGTGAGCACGAGTCGGCGGATTTTTTCATCCTCAATGCCGCGCGCTTCGCGGATCATGCCCTTCATCTTTTCTTCGGCGCTCTGCATGTCCTTGAGGCGCTGATCCATCTGCTGGCGCAGCATGAGAATGTCCTGTTGCTGGCGGGCCAGTTCCTGCGCCTTGATATTGGGATCAGTGGGCGTTTGCGGCGGGCGCACGGTTGGCGTCGGAGGCGCGGGCACGCCTGTCTGGCTGCTCATGGGCAGGGAGGGGACGCTGCCCGCGTTTGAATCGCCGAAGCCGGAAGCGCCGCGCGGCGGCAGGGGCGCGCCGTCCGTACCCTGGCCGCGCGGGATGTTGGACGGAATATCCGGGACTCCGGGCAGGGAATAGGGCGCGGTCTGCGCGGCGGGCGCAAAGGGCGTCGTCTGGCCCAGGGGCGGCGTCTGCGGCACGGGCATATCCTGGGCGGCCGCGTGGGCGGCCTGCACGCTGCCAAGGGCCGGGATGGGCAAACGGCCAAGGGCGTCAAGCCAACTGTGCTCGCCGGAAGTTTTTGACGCGGCAGTGGTGGTGGCGTCAGGGCTGGCCTGCGCTGGCGCGCTGACGCCCGGCTGGGCCAGGGGCGCGGCCAGAGGTGCGGGCTGGCTGATGTCGGGCGGGGTGAAAAGTTTCTGCTCGGCGGCATGGCTTATGGGGGAGACTCCCGCTGGCATCATGGGCGAGGGCAGGGCCTCCGCATCCAGTACCCGTCCCCCTGCGGCAGCGCCACGCGGTTGGGCGGCGGCCGCCATTTTGGCTGCGGCAGAGCCCTGCGGCGCATGGGCCTGGTCTTTGGCAAGCCGGTCAGCGGGCGAATTTTGGGATGCACGACCTGCGTCAGGAGCCCCGCCCTGTTCCGCGGAAGGGGCCACGTGCGCAGGGGATGCGCCTGCGGCGCGCTGCGGCGTTGCGGGCAGATCCACAGGTTCGGCGCTTTTGGCGTTTTCCTGACGGCTGGCCGCCACAAGCGCGGTCAGCTTGTCCATAACAGCGGCCTCGGAAAGCGGGTCCGCCGGAGGCACAAAGGCCGTTTGCGAGGGCGCGCCGCCAAGCCATGTGGGCAGGGGCACGTCAAGAAGCAGCATGCACAGCATGGAGAGCTTGATAAAGCAAAGCACCGCCAGCCAGCGGAACAGCTTAGAGAGTCGGAGCTTTGTAGCGGAGGGTGGCTGTTTCGTCATTGGTGCGTTGCTCCTTCAATTGTTCCTCACGGGCATAGTGCTGCTTTTGCCTTTCCTTGAGCTTTTCCAGCAGCTTTTTGTCGATGGCGCGTTCGGCCAGCAGTTGGCGGGCTTCTTCAGCCAGTTGTTCCAGCATGCGTACCTGCAGGGCTTCGTGCGCGGCGTCGGCCCGCAGGCCTTTGACGTATTGCTCAAGCACCCAGCGTTCGGCGGCATCCATAAGAACAGCGCCCACAAGGCGGTCTTCGGCCTGGCGCAGCTCGGCCTTGATTTTGTCCAGGCGATCCTGAGCTTCGGCCAGCCGGGCGCGCTGGACGGCCAGGTTGACCTTGGCCTCTTCTTCCAGTTGTTCCCGGTAATCCAGCACTTTTTGCATCTTGAAACGGAAGGGCACGCGCATACCGCCTTTTTTTTGACACCTGCGGGGCATCCGTTCTCGTTATTTGCAAACAGCGGGCCAAACAGCGGGCCAAGCCGAGAACCGATTTTATGCGTGCGGCGTCTGCGCGAGTAATCTGCGCGGGCAGCCTGCGCGGGCAAACCTGCGCGGGAATCTGTTCGCGCGGCCTGTTCCCCCGCTTTTCACTGTGCGGCCGAAAGACCATCAGCCTCGGGGATGCGGGCCGTGGCAAAAAGCCTTTACGTCACGGCGGCCATGAGGGCAACCGTGACGGGCTTTTGCCAGACCTTGCCGCTCCGTCATCGCGCTGCCTACTATCTATAATGATAGGGAAAGCGAGCGATAGGAAATGCAAAGAAATGCCTGGCACGCCTGTATGCCGACAATCCTGCAGGGTTTGCAGATGTTGGCCAGCCAGGGACTGTTTCCAAATAATTCTTTTGTCCAAATTGGCTGCGTCAAAAGGCCATTTTTTACTCTCGTCATGTACCGAAAAGTACACTCCTTTCGAAAAAAAGCCGTTTTCCTTGCCCTTGGCGCAAAATCATTTATTTAGAAACAGCCCCTGGAGCAGGTTACCAATGAAATGCGTTACCAGCTCTAGACGTTGAGGGCCGCCGCATGGTTGACCGGCCCGACTCCATTGCCGGGGGTGTAGCTGCGGCGCAGGGCGAGATTAAGGTACTCCTGCGCCCGCGTCACGGCCACCTGCAGGGGCAGCCCCTTGCCAAGACCCACAGCTATGGCCGCAGAAAGCGTGCAGCCCGTGCCGTGGTTGTTTATGGTGTCCACCTTGGCCTGCGGCAAGGCCTTGGGGGCCTGGCCCTCGATG
This DNA window, taken from Desulfovibrio sp. 86, encodes the following:
- the truA gene encoding tRNA pseudouridine(38-40) synthase TruA; protein product: MRLRLLISYVGTGYSGWQIQEKPNPPPTVQGALEAALLQIAGQHVRVHGSGRTDSGVHAHGQVAHCDVPDARAGMDWRHSLNAVLPRDIRVLEAVRAAPDFHARKDALRKTYVYQFWQDRRFMPPHLRPFVWNCGPLDLDAMRSAIPSLLGTHDFAGLRNAGTDVENTERTLLDARLEQLPPCEFYPPHAPMLRLAVTADGFLKQMVRNMAGLLAACGQGKMLAEQIPALLAAHDRRALPSVTAPPEGLALACVEYATDLN
- a CDS encoding MotE family protein is translated as MTKQPPSATKLRLSKLFRWLAVLCFIKLSMLCMLLLDVPLPTWLGGAPSQTAFVPPADPLSEAAVMDKLTALVAASRQENAKSAEPVDLPATPQRAAGASPAHVAPSAEQGGAPDAGRASQNSPADRLAKDQAHAPQGSAAAKMAAAAQPRGAAAGGRVLDAEALPSPMMPAGVSPISHAAEQKLFTPPDISQPAPLAAPLAQPGVSAPAQASPDATTTAASKTSGEHSWLDALGRLPIPALGSVQAAHAAAQDMPVPQTPPLGQTTPFAPAAQTAPYSLPGVPDIPSNIPRGQGTDGAPLPPRGASGFGDSNAGSVPSLPMSSQTGVPAPPTPTVRPPQTPTDPNIKAQELARQQQDILMLRQQMDQRLKDMQSAEEKMKGMIREARGIEDEKIRRLVLTYTQMKPKAAAKALESMDERVAVRILTGMSPKQSGDILTYVNPAKTAKLTEIITRMKLPE
- the fliJ gene encoding flagellar export protein FliJ, translating into MPRRCQKKGGMRVPFRFKMQKVLDYREQLEEEAKVNLAVQRARLAEAQDRLDKIKAELRQAEDRLVGAVLMDAAERWVLEQYVKGLRADAAHEALQVRMLEQLAEEARQLLAERAIDKKLLEKLKERQKQHYAREEQLKEQRTNDETATLRYKAPTL